A stretch of DNA from Cheilinus undulatus linkage group 7, ASM1832078v1, whole genome shotgun sequence:
aaaattgcaaacaaaccCCTGCAAACttcttaattgcacaaaaacatgtgcAACATTTCCTGTTGGAAAATATCAATAGTTTGGCTATCTTTTGTGACtagtgttttttctgtttctgcaggaTGTTGTTTTGAAAGAATGTGCAGCTTCAGAGGAGACGGGCGGCAAAGAGAAGGCGGAGCAGGAAGACGGACAGCAGGATGCAGGGACGGCTTTTCCACCTGCAGCTGAGCCCACCTGTACCGAGACACAGGTAAGAACtggagagacaggaggagggaTATAGTTTATGCAAAAGATATTTCTCCATTGCCTGAGGGTTGAAATTCTGTATTCTGGTGATCATAACATGCAGCAAAGTTTATCTGTGTTTGTGGCTCAGTGGGCGGTTGGGGCTCAGTGTAAGGCTGTGTGGTCAGAAGACGGGCAGGTGTACACGGCGACAGTGGTCTCTCTGAACGGTGAGCACTGCAGAGTCCGATTCAATGGCTTTGGCAACGAGGAAGACATGGAACTGAGCGCGCTCAAAAGTCCAGATGCTGCTCTGAAAATACAGAGACAGGACTCACAGGTAACATTCACCTTTCAAATCTTATTAAAAATAACTTGACATTGAACTAGAAATTTTCATGGCAATAGACCCTGATGTTCTCTGTTGTTTCTGAGGGGACTAGTGGAGAAACACAGCTGAGCAGTTATGATTTGTAATAAGACATCCAGACAACCACTGAAAAGATGTTCTATGTTAAATAGTTGTTTTGTTTGAATTGATAATCCTGTAAATTTAAGTTTGTAGATAATTTAAGAAGCTGTCTGTGACACCTGCTGCTCattaaaagtgttttgttttgttgtttgtaaTATTGATACTTCATATACTTGTGAATACATAGTCCTGAATATAATTCCtatttaagaacatttttatgatAAGATTTTAggtacattttagtcttttaatcTGTGGTTTGTGTTTCAGGAATGGAGACCCGGCTCTCGTTGTCGGGCTGTGTACTCGGGCGACAGTCTGGTTTATCCGGCTGTTGTTGtctgggtcaaaggtcagcggTGCTGCGTTCGCTACGACGAATACAACAATGAGGAGGAGCAGGACGTCGGCAGCCTGATGAGCGCCAACGAGCTGCACGGACCCAACAGAGCAGCTTCAAAGGTAAAAATCCAACCAGGACCAGCTCAGACCTAGGTATCCAGCTGAAGTAGATTAAAATGGCgtgatttctgactttaactAGTCTAAGGCTATCACAGATTTCCTTCACCAAAGtggaaacatttcagtttttattctcaGTTGATGAAGCAGGCTCCTCTTTTAGAGGTTGCAGCCATCAGTGCATTGGTAGCTGGTTTCAGTCCAGGCTGCATTATTTGGCAAATGTCATCCTTCACCCACTCCCCACGTTTGTGTCTCTCTATAGCTGTCCTCTCTTTAGAGGTAAAGGCCAAAACATTATCAAAAGAAAGGCTTTTAGATGCTGGACTGAGCATTTAtctgtgttttcacttttagaCACTATTTTCTACTAACTACCAACCCTGATTATCTGTGATGAGTCTATGACAATAAACAAGTGCTGTAGATTCTTGGAGCCCTGAACCCCACACAGAtgtacacacgtggacaaaattgttggtacccctctgttaataaaagaaaaacccacaatggtcacagaaataacttgaatctgacaaaagtgataataaataaaaattcagtgaAAATTAACCggtgaaaatcagacattgctcttgaattgtggttcaacagaattattttaaaaaataaactcatgaaacagtcctggacaaaaatgatggtacccttaacttaatattttgttgcacaaccttttgatgcaatcactgcaatcaaactaTTTTGTAACTTTCAGTGggacttctgcacctctcagcaggtattttggcccactcctcatgaacaaactgctccagttgtctcaggtttgaagggtgccctCTCCAGAcgccatgtttcagctccttccacagatgttcaataggatttagatcagggctcatagaaggccacttcagaataatccagtgttttgttcttagccattcttggctgttcttagctgtgtgttttgggtcattatcctgttgcaagacccatgacctgcaactgagaccaagctttctgacactgggctgcacatttctctctagaataccttgatagtcttgagatttcattgtaccctgcacagattcaagacaccctgtgccagctgagcaaagcagccccagaacataacagagcctcctccatgtttcacagtagggacagtgttcttttcttggtatgcttcatttttgcgtctgtgaacatagagctgatgtgccttgccagaaagttccagttttgtctcgtctgtccataggacattctctcagaagctttgtggcttgtcaacatgcagtttggcaaattccagtctggcttttttatgatttgttttcaacagtggtgtcctccttggtcgtctcccatgaagtccactttggctcaaacaatggcggatggtgcgatctgacgctgatgtaccttgaccttggagttcacctttaatgtctttggaggttgttctgggctcttttgttaccattcatattatccgtctctttgatttgtcatcaattttcctcctgcagccATGTCCAGGGAagttggctacagtcccgtggatcttaaatttctgaataatatgtgcaactgtagtcacaggaacatcaagctgcttggagatggtcttatagcctttacctttaacatgcttgtctataattttctttctaatctcctgagacaactctctccttcgcttcctctggtccatgtttagtgtggtacacaccatgtcaccaaacagcacagtgactactcgtcaccctttaaataggccgactgactgattacaagtttgtagacacctgtgatgctaattagaggacacaccttggttgaacatgtccctatggtcacattattttcagtcttttctaggggtaccatcatttttgtccaggactgtttcatgagtttattttttaaaataattctgttgaaccacaattcaagagcaatgtctgattttcattggttaattttcactgaatttttatttattgtcacttttgtcagattcaagttatttctgtgaccattgtgcatttttatttcattaacagaggggtaccaacaattttttcCACGTGTGTATATGCAGGTTGTAGATGTGCACCTCCTTAAAATGTAACTACATGCCAAAATGATGCAGATGGTAAGCTCTGTTATTTTGTCAGTTCGGTAGCACTGAGCGACGATATGCAGAAAAAGATGAATTCTCTTGCCATCACCCAAAATATCTGCCTGAACAAAAATGAGTAATTTCTCTGTCTTCTGCCTCAAGTGATTTAGTGGCTGTACTTTGCTGATCAATATTTATCAACTTCAACATAAAACACTTGGGGACTGAACGATACTGGAAGTAACCAGACAATAGTTTTTGTCTTTGCGGTATTTCTGctatattttcaaataaaaacataatttaattcATATAAATTAGGTGCATTTTTATGTAAGTTTATCAAGTTTAAatcaatattatttttttcttactaggactttgtcatttttagattttgaaTATCACACTGCATAGCCTGTCATAACAATATACCATTAAAGTTGTATAAATTTATCTCAGTCAGGTCTTgaaagtgtgtaggaaccctgcTTTTACTTGCTGAAACCTACAATCCaatttaaatgttgtttgttGGTGCTGCAGGGCGGCAGGAGGACGCCTGTTTCCAGCAGGAGGGATGAGAAGCCAGGGGAGCGAGGATCAGAGAGGAGGTCAGCATGGAGAGATGATCAGCACACCTCCACCTGGGTGAGTCACCTTTGAGCTTTAATACTAacagtcagtacgtttacatgcatgAAATCAGAATCAAGGTTTACTGCCAGATACGTTTTCATATACAAGGATTTAACTTGGTGTTGGGTGAAATAAAGGTAACATAAAAGAGGAGGGGGGGCTGGAGTACTGAtcatgaggctgacagcagaggggGAGAAACTGTTCTGATGGCAGGAGCTTTGGGTCCTGATGGTCTGCAGCCTCCTGCCAAAGGGGTGGGCCTCAGAACGTGAATGTGCAAGGTAAGAGAGGTCGACTACAGTTTCATCAGCAcgcctcagagtcctggaggagTACAGGTCATGGAGAGATGGAAGATTGCAGCCACTCACCTTCTGCAGAGCGAATGCTATGAATGAGTGAAAGATATTGACAGTAAGCTACATTTATAGCTTCATCAGACTGTTTACCTGGGCTGTCATCTCTTTCCTAGTACACAAGCACCGAGAGCGCGTCCATTTATTGACAGGATTATCAGCCTTGTCTACCTTAGATGGTGATATACACTCTGTCAGATCACTGCTGCTAAACTTTCTCCCTGTTGACCTTGCTAATCAGATAAGACTacattttttggtgtttttgagatggcaccatgtcagaccatgaaataaaagtcttatCCTGTCTTAGCAAACAGATTTTAATCCATCCGTGACTCAGAATTGATTAATTTTATGTCTGTTTCAGGTCAAAGTGTCAAAGTTGAATGCTAGTGGTGGGTGTAGGTGTAAACTGCAAGAAATCGACCAATTAGAAAGCATCTTCTTCCCATATCACACACattggccaggactcccttgtaaaaaagatttttgtatctcaatgggaataaatcctgggtaaataaaggttaaataaaataaaataaattgatcCATGCTTTAACGCCCCCATGTAAACACAGACCTAACTGGACGTTGTTATTCAACAGTGTAACAAATGGTGCATGATTCTctttagggctgaacgatttaggaaaataatgtaGTCACAACAacccaaccccccccccccccgcccccaatgttgtgattgtgatttgatatgcaaatATTCCTTAAGCTCGTCTTAGGTATTTTCCAACCAAGGCCGgtcacacactacaggatttttttGATCTGTAACGATTTTAAAGacgtgagagaccacagacatcagTGCAATTTCAGCcgatttttcatcaaaaaacaaacacagatgtctgcGATACCTTCTCGCTGTCTCTCCACATCAGGCTGCCCTGGCATACATTAGatgtgcagcaaaaatcatcaTGAGGGAAAGACTCGGGATGAAATCCTAGCTGGATTGAAGGTTGTTAGGAATATTTTGATATGCAAATATTCCTTAAGCTCGTCTTAGGTATTTTCCAACCAAGGCCGgtcacacactacaggatttttttGATCTGTAACGATTTTAAAGacgtgagagaccacagacatcagTGCAATTTCAGCcgatttttcatcaaaaaacaaacacagatgtctgcGATACCTTCTCGCTGTCTCTCCACATCAGGCTGCCCTGGCATACATTAGatgtgcagcaaaaatcatcaTGAGGGAAAGACTCGGGATGAAATCCTAGCTGGATTGAaggttgtgtttatggttggtGAAACTACCTATCATCTGTCTGGTGACTCTACCCTGTCTGCctgctctcattggttgatgtgggtactccgtcagagGCACTACGACCCAGAGTCATagatatcaaacgtgtttgactcagtgtctgggaggctacgacgtgatttggagcagtcAAACAACTGTGTTGataccacagacatgaggattattcagacaaataatcgtttacGATGAGGCTCCACTTGGGATACGCTCCTATGACTGTTGGGGGAAGTAAAATCTTGCCTAAagtcgggcttaaaatcctgtagtgtgagGCCAGCTTGACACAATCAATAAAccattctatattacaaccaacacaaaattagatgaaacaagggctgaacaatttaagATATATACattactgtgcagaagttttggGCATGCAGAgctaacggttcttcacaggtcctgatgttccacaactcCTGGCTGAAGAGAGGACATGTACATGtatcgctcagcagccaaggtcgagcttaacagcatttcttttgtccgggcctttgcatctctggtaatacgcccagcaaccaccaacagttttcaggtgcttagaacatacacacgacaatcagggggttgtggcaaccctcctacccgccctaacagtaccctaggctatttttaagcgccacatctacccataactccgccctaaagctgtggtttttgttgtttcatcATCAGATTATCTttccatgcccttggtaatgtacaaaaacatccagagcatgacctgggttgtgtcaatcctccttcccgcccGATGGGGCCTtcaggtgggcgtactcgcctttacacgccttacttcagcctcaaatttcagcccaaacatgcctaaaacttctgcatatatatatactagtgcatctcaaaaaatctgaatatcatgaaaaagttcaattttttttgtcacttgtttctgaaagtgaaacccatatactatatagactcattacacacagagtgaagtatttcaagcctttatttcttgagatgttgatgattatggcttacagagaaaaaaacccaaaattcagcttctcaaaaaattagaacattccttaagatcaattaaaaaaaggatattttcaacagaaatgtcaggcttctgaaaagtatgttcatttctaagccttcaatacttggttgggcctccttcaTCAGTTGGACTGGCATGTTTCTAAAAGTCCAATTTTAGGTTGACTGTTACGGCTGTGGCCGtattttgttgagtttttgtaTCGCTGTGTTTTGtagtttgttctgttttttggtGTAGGAGTGAGTGCTCTGTTGCTGTGTGGATCTTTGTCTTGTTTCGTGTGAGAGTGAGTCTTCTGTTCGCCCCATGTGTTCGTGAGTGTGTGGTCTGTCGTGTGAGTGGATCTTTGTTGTCTACAGGTGGTGATGCGTAATTGGTCGCTAGGGTGGCGGTAAAGAGACGCGGCGCCAATTGGCTCTCCACTCTTTAAAATACGGCGGCCTGCAGCTGACGAGGAGCCTGACTGACAGCAGCATCCCCTTGTTTGCTCCCAGCCTCCAAAACCTTAGAGTTAactgtgtttttgcatttcagaaTAGTTTAGCAGTAGCTTTGATTGTGTTTTGTATTCTTAGTTAGTTCCTTCTGGtaactgtgttatttttttggaTACATTTTACTTCTGAGTGCTAGATCGCCTCCTTAGTTTGAATCCAGtcttttgtttggatttataGCCTATTGAGTGgcctgtttaatttaaaatattgtaaataaaaatggtaaaacttcTTTAGGTTCTGACTGTTAGTTTGGGGACTGGGaagaaacatttactttttctacTTATATTATGTTAGGTACCTTCCCCCTAGACGGGTGCGTAACATaatttttctaactgcatgtgaACATTGTGATCTGTTTCTAAATCTGAGAAATTGTGTGTTTAAGCAGGTTAAAGAGAAATTCAGTAGTCAGACTAAAGCggagaaagaagagaagaagaaagatggAGCAGAGAAACCGACCAATCCCAGCTTCCCTCTCTTCCCTCcgtttcctcctcctcctcagttgAGCTCTGGGGTAAAACTGACCCATTCATGTTTTTTGATCCTGCTGTTTCTGATGATTTTCTCCCTTCTGATCActccccctctctctgcagGACTCTCTGTCCTTcgtccctcctcctcctcctccctgggTGTTTGGAGGGAAAGAGTCTGCAGGTGCTGACTCCGTCTACACCATGTTGATGATGTGGTACTTGTGTGGCTTCCATACCGGTAGTTACCTGGTCAGTGAACCTTTTTAACTAAGTAGAGGGCCacggcccactttgggaaccactgctgtactCAAACGTAATACTGTACTTTCCTAGTGTTTAAGAAACTGCTAGGGCTCTAGTCAGCTAAAGAAAATCTTGGCTGACCAAAATTACAACCACACACCACTGCTAAAATCCAGTGTTATTTGCTATGATAATGTCTTTAGTTTGTTAGTGTCTGTAAACCAACAGAGCTCAAGATTTGAGAATTAGACTTTTAGACTGAGTAGATACAGGAGGAAAATGAAGAGCATTTTCTGGAGCTTTGGCAGCACCCATCTACTCATAGTGAACCAgagtctctgtgtttgtgtacctgtgtgtttttattgttgtgtaaatgtgtttcagaCTCAGCAGGCATCCAAGACGAGCTCCAAAGACTGAAAGGTAAGACTCAACACACCTGAGCATACTCAACACAGAGAGGTACAAACTTGATCCAGATTTACTCAGACAATATTCACAGATAAGCTTAAAATAGGAGACAgtttttatttgcttattttctgtttttagtttgCTCCAGAGGCAGAGAGAATTCTGGGAGGTTGTGGTCGACACCTGTACATTCAGTATTTTATTTGAGATAATttataattgtattttattttaaagatattttgttCTTAGTTGAATGTTGAGATAAAACCTTCAGAACTTTGATGGTACATGTAGAACAGTTCTGTTTTCTCTGTTCAGAGGATTGAAGAGATTTTATGTTAGagtagtttttcttttctgctgtttggaaatgaaatgaaagtttttgaagctttttaaaATCGTCTCTaaagtttttcagtttgttctCACAGAAAGAAGTCTAAGTTAAATCTGTTAATAAACTAAGATGAACACTTAAAGGTTTCTCTGGTATCAGTCTGTAAAGATCttcttgtttttatataaactgatcttcctcctcctcctcctcctcttcgttGTGTCAGACCTGTTTGATTCTTTTTGACCTCGTCCGTCAGAGGGCTCGCTCACAGGAGGACATTAGAACCTTTTATGTACTTTGACGTAAACGCTGACACACAGACCCCAACACGTcacatcacttcctgtcttAAAGGAACAGCCccttaaaaagaaatacaaagacCAGGATGCTTTGCAAAAACAGGAGTTTGATTTTAGGAGATCTTTTTAAGTctgctcaaattaaaccaatCACAGCTGGCTTTCTTTAACAAcatagatgatgtcatcaggaAGGCGGAGCTATGGATTGATCCTTATAAACGTGAATGTAAACAAACGGCGCAATGAATAAACTCTACAATAActtcagttcagtcaggaccactttgtccagaaacacatgatttgggGTCGTGaatagtttttctttgtaaatttgCACTTTGCTGTTATTCATAGGTGACTTTTCTAGGGAGGAGCAGCTGGTTTTTgctatttgctattttttttctcctgaatttgtgattttctgccacttttcaccctaacaacactttccacattattaagcaaatgacatttttctc
This window harbors:
- the LOC121512482 gene encoding survival motor neuron protein-like isoform X3 — its product is MTESSESIVLTTPVEQDVVLKECAASEETGGKEKAEQEDGQQDAGTAFPPAAEPTCTETQWAVGAQCKAVWSEDGQVYTATVVSLNGEHCRVRFNGFGNEEDMELSALKSPDAALKIQRQDSQEWRPGSRCRAVYSGDSLVYPAVVVWVKGQRCCVRYDEYNNEEEQDVGSLMSANELHGPNRAASKGGRRTPVSSRRDEKPGERGSERRSAWRDDQHTSTWQVKEKFSSQTKAEKEEKKKDGAEKPTNPSFPLFPPFPPPPQLSSGDSLSFVPPPPPPWVFGGKESAGADSVYTMLMMWYLCGFHTGSYLTQQASKTSSKD
- the LOC121512482 gene encoding survival motor neuron protein-like isoform X1, with translation MTESSESIVLTTPVEQDSKTEAVKDQTAPEKGSEKPLENSQDVVLKECAASEETGGKEKAEQEDGQQDAGTAFPPAAEPTCTETQWAVGAQCKAVWSEDGQVYTATVVSLNGEHCRVRFNGFGNEEDMELSALKSPDAALKIQRQDSQEWRPGSRCRAVYSGDSLVYPAVVVWVKGQRCCVRYDEYNNEEEQDVGSLMSANELHGPNRAASKGGRRTPVSSRRDEKPGERGSERRSAWRDDQHTSTWQVKEKFSSQTKAEKEEKKKDGAEKPTNPSFPLFPPFPPPPQLSSGDSLSFVPPPPPPWVFGGKESAGADSVYTMLMMWYLCGFHTGSYLTQQASKTSSKD
- the LOC121512482 gene encoding survival motor neuron protein-like isoform X2 — translated: MTESSESIVLTTPVEQDSKTEAVKDQTAPEKGSEKPLENSQDVVLKECAASEETGGKEKAEQEDGQQDAGTAFPPAAEPTCTETQWAVGAQCKAVWSEDGQVYTATVVSLNGEHCRVRFNGFGNEEDMELSALKSPDAALKIQRQDSQEWRPGSRCRAVYSGDSLVYPAVVVWVKGQRCCVRYDEYNNEEEQDVGSLMSANELHGPNRAASKGGRRTPVSSRRDEKPGERGSERRSAWRDDQHTSTWVKEKFSSQTKAEKEEKKKDGAEKPTNPSFPLFPPFPPPPQLSSGDSLSFVPPPPPPWVFGGKESAGADSVYTMLMMWYLCGFHTGSYLTQQASKTSSKD